The following proteins are co-located in the Halorussus caseinilyticus genome:
- a CDS encoding glycosyltransferase family 4 protein: MSGGRPTVLGFTDMRSEELVTPLEATNAPGRILSFEGTGPVAKFVRAVVRGVGVFRESEVDAILLYNGTGVLGLVSVLLAGLYRVPLVVRVNGDIYRQHADRLDELRSDDEYARTAVFLLYHLLTRLTYRVATGYVTVSEDLRERIEFGTTYPNRATATVYNPVDAAEFRNADRPDESDVDLAGNRVLVTVTNLDFEGKCRGTVEIIDAVADVLAENDDVTYVVAGDGTYLDALETYVETRVPDETAERIHLLGYVDDVPSLLAAADVFVYKSYIDGYPNVILEAQAAGLPVIANPAYGIGEQISHGRTGLLVPDDGDASYRRAVEKLLADESLRERLGRNAARTVRDENAHERVGDELLAAVSRIVARR; this comes from the coding sequence ATGTCAGGGGGTAGACCGACGGTTCTGGGGTTCACCGACATGCGGTCCGAGGAGTTAGTGACGCCGCTGGAAGCCACGAACGCGCCCGGCCGAATCCTCTCGTTCGAGGGGACGGGTCCAGTCGCCAAGTTCGTCCGCGCAGTCGTCCGTGGAGTCGGCGTCTTCCGCGAGTCGGAGGTGGACGCGATACTGCTCTACAACGGAACCGGGGTCCTCGGTCTGGTCTCCGTGTTACTCGCGGGTCTCTATCGGGTACCCCTCGTCGTGCGGGTGAACGGGGACATCTACCGACAGCACGCCGACAGATTGGACGAACTCCGGAGCGACGACGAGTACGCCCGCACCGCGGTGTTCCTGCTCTACCACCTCCTGACGCGTCTCACGTATCGGGTCGCCACCGGCTACGTGACCGTCTCCGAGGACCTGCGCGAGCGAATCGAGTTCGGAACGACCTACCCGAACCGGGCGACCGCGACGGTGTACAACCCCGTGGACGCGGCGGAGTTCCGGAACGCCGACCGACCGGACGAGTCGGATGTAGACCTCGCCGGGAACCGCGTCCTCGTCACCGTGACCAACCTCGATTTCGAGGGCAAGTGTCGCGGCACGGTCGAAATCATCGACGCCGTAGCCGACGTACTCGCCGAGAACGACGACGTGACCTACGTGGTCGCTGGCGACGGGACGTATCTCGACGCGCTCGAAACCTACGTCGAGACCCGCGTCCCGGACGAGACCGCCGAGCGAATCCACCTGTTGGGATACGTAGACGACGTTCCCTCGCTACTCGCCGCGGCCGACGTGTTCGTCTACAAGTCGTACATCGACGGCTATCCGAACGTGATTCTCGAAGCGCAGGCCGCCGGACTCCCGGTAATCGCAAACCCGGCGTACGGCATCGGCGAGCAGATTTCCCACGGCAGGACGGGACTGCTTGTCCCGGACGACGGCGACGCGAGTTACCGGCGAGCGGTCGAGAAACTCCTCGCCGACGAGTCGTTACGCGAGCGATTAGGACGGAACGCGGCGCGGACGGTTCGGGACGAGAACGCTCACGAGCGAGTCGGCGACGAACTACTCGCCGCCGTCTCCCGCATCGTAGCGCGACGGTAA